In Streptomyces sp. NBC_01707, a genomic segment contains:
- a CDS encoding ROK family protein, whose product MKHVIALDVGGTGMKAALVGADGTLLHEARRATGRERGPDAVVESILAFAAELRAHGEEQFGESAAAAGVAVPGIVDAENGIAVYAANLGWRDVPMREKLGKRLGGVPVALGHDVRTGGLAEGRIGAGKGADRFLFVPLGTGIAGAIGITGTIEAGAHGYAGEIGHIVVRPDGPDCGCGQRGCLETLASASAVSRAWAAASGDPEADAADCAKAVESGDPAAVRVWRDAVDALAAGLVTALTLLDPRMLIIGGGLAEAGETLFVPLRAAVEERVTFQKLPHIVPAALGDTAGCLGAGLLAWDLLSTEVSA is encoded by the coding sequence GTGAAACACGTCATCGCCCTCGATGTGGGCGGCACCGGAATGAAGGCCGCCCTGGTCGGGGCCGACGGCACCCTGCTGCACGAGGCCCGGCGCGCGACCGGCCGGGAGCGCGGGCCCGACGCCGTCGTGGAGTCGATCCTCGCCTTCGCCGCCGAGCTGCGCGCCCACGGCGAGGAACAGTTCGGCGAGAGTGCCGCCGCGGCCGGTGTCGCCGTACCCGGCATCGTCGACGCGGAGAACGGGATCGCGGTCTACGCCGCGAACCTCGGCTGGCGCGACGTACCGATGCGGGAAAAGCTCGGCAAGCGGCTCGGCGGAGTGCCCGTCGCGCTCGGCCACGACGTCAGGACCGGCGGCCTCGCCGAGGGCCGGATCGGCGCGGGCAAGGGCGCCGACCGCTTCCTCTTCGTACCGCTGGGCACCGGTATCGCCGGGGCCATCGGCATCACCGGCACCATCGAGGCGGGTGCGCACGGGTACGCGGGCGAGATCGGCCACATCGTGGTCCGGCCGGACGGGCCGGACTGCGGCTGCGGACAGCGCGGCTGCCTGGAGACCCTGGCCTCCGCCTCCGCGGTCAGCCGCGCCTGGGCCGCCGCGTCGGGCGACCCGGAGGCCGATGCGGCGGACTGCGCGAAGGCCGTCGAGTCGGGCGACCCCGCGGCCGTACGGGTCTGGCGGGACGCGGTCGACGCGCTCGCGGCCGGGCTGGTCACCGCGCTCACCCTGCTCGACCCGCGCATGCTGATCATCGGTGGCGGGCTCGCCGAGGCAGGGGAAACCTTGTTCGTACCACTCCGTGCGGCCGTCGAGGAACGCGTCACGTTCCAGAAGCTGCCCCACATCGTCCCGGCGGCCCTCGGGGACACCGCCGGATGCCTGGGCGCAGGGCTGCTCGCCTGGGATCTTCTCTCCACGGAGGTATCCGCCTGA